The Sphingomonas sp. NBWT7 nucleotide sequence GGTGGCTTGCACCGCCGTTGCCGCCGCCGGCTCGGGTGCCAGTTCGGGCCAGGCGACGCCGATATCGGGCAGGTCGGCGAGCGGCGCGGACGGATCGAGCGTAGTGTCGGTCGCAGGTGCGCCCGCCCGCCCGATATCGGCCTGCCGCGCCGCAGGCGCATCGGCCTGCTGCGCCGCTGAAGGCGTCGCGGCGAGGAACGCAAAAAGACCTGCCGCGCCGCCCAGCGCGCCTCGCCCGTACATTCCCCGTCCCTACGGTCTGCGCCCGCCAGCGGCAATGCCGCGCGCGCCTTAGTGCACCGTGCCGCAGGCGTAATCGGTCGCAAGCAGGTCGATCAGCCGCTCGATTTGCCGCCAGCGGCAGAAGTGGGCGACGTTGCCCACCGCGCGGCTGCGGTTCGCGCGGCTCGCAGCCTCGAAGGCGGCCGCACCGCCGTGTTTGGCGATCAGCAAGGCGGCATCGTCGACCGCGGCGCGGTCGGCTAGGAAGATCATCGGCGTCAAGGGCGACCCTGTTTTTGTGGTGTAGCGCCGGTATGGCGCGCAGCCGATGACATCGCGTGAACGGCAAGGGTTAACGCCGGTGGCGTCGGCCGGCGCGACGTGCGATGGACACGCCCATCATGAACGATCGGCCATCCCGCCCCCCCAGCGCTGGGGGTTTCCTCATCGCCATGTCGCTGCTGATCGGCACTGTCCTCGGCTTCATGAACGGGCAGACGACGATCGGCTTCCTGATCGGGCTCGCCGTCGGCGTCGCGCTGTCGGTCGTCATCTGGCTGCGCACACGCGGCTGATCCGCGCCGCGCGCACCGCTACGGCGCGCGCAGCAGCAGCTTCACGCGGCCAATCACCGTCGCCTCGTCCGGCGCGCACGCGATCGGCGGATAGTCCGGATTGTCGCTCAGTAGCGTCAGCCCCGAACGGTCCGCCCGGACGCGCTTGACCAGCAGATCCTCGTCGCGCCTGACGACGTAGATGCCCGTTGCCGCGACGCGCCGATCGCTGCGATCGACCAGCAGGCGATCGCCCGCGCGGATCGTTGGCAGCATCGAATCGCCGACCGCATCGATCATCGATGCCGCGCCAAGGTCGATGCCCTCGTCGCGCAGCATCCGCGCGGTGAACGCCACCGTGCGCAGCACCGTCTCGGGCCCCGCCACCGCGCCGCGTCCCGCCGACGCGGCCAGCGACAGATACGGTACCGCCACCTCCTGTTCCGGCGCCGCGCCGCCCAGCACCGATTCGGCGACGCCGAAGAAGCGCGCGAGCGTGGCCCGGTCGCGTTCGTCCAGCCGCCGGGGCGTTCCACGCCGCACGAACTGCTGCAAATAGGCGACGTTGCGCCCGATCAGCCGCGACAGTTCGGACAGCGACACCCCGCGCGCCGCCGCCAATTGCTCGAGCACAGTTGCGACAGCACGATCCATCACCCGACCCTAGCCATAGGAAATTTCCTAGACAAGTTGGAAAAGGTGAGAGAACAAAGCACGAACATAACGAGTCGGAGTGCACTGCCATGTCCCTGCTGGTCGAGATCGATCGCTACCTTCGCCTGACCGGCGTCTCGCCGTCGACCTTCGGGCGACGCACGGTCAACGATCCGCGGCTGGTGCACGATCTGCGCGCCGGGCGCGTGCCCGGGCCGGGCATTCGTGCGCGCGTCGAAGCCGCGCTGAAGGAGGCGCAGTGATGCGCGGGCCCGGGAGCGGCGCGCTGCTCGGACGCGCGATCGCGCGGTCGGCTGAGGCTGCGGGCGCGATGGTGGCGGTCGAGGATTGCGACACGCATCCGTGGTATAGCGCGACACTCAGCGGCGCGCGCTACGCCTTCGCCCTGACGGCGGACATCGACGCGCCCGTCGCGCACTGGCTGTACTCATTGCCGCAGCAGGACCTGCCGCTGCCCGGCCATCTCGTCGCCGACCTCGCGGTTGCGCCGGCAATCGAATATTCCGGCCGGCTGCACTGGCGGATCGACGCGCTGACCATCGCCGCCGCTTAGCGTGCGGCGGTCAATTCGCCGCCAGTCGCCGCAGCATCCCCAGCGTATCGTCGAGGCTCGCGACCGGCGCCGGAACCGGCGCTGGTGCGGGGGTCGGCGCCGCCGTGCCCCGCCGCCGGGCACCCCGCTCTAGCCGGTCGAGCAGCGTCGCGATCGACGTCTCGCCGACCGGCTTGGGCACCGCCGTCAGGAACGACAGCGTGTCGCCGGCCTCGCGAGCCGGCTCGATCGGCGTCGTCGGCTCGGCCGGCATCGCGCGGTCGATCTCCATCCGCGCCGGGATCACGCCTTCGTCGTCGCCAGCGTCGGCCGACGACCCCAGGTCCGCTGCGGGAGAGCCCACTTCGATCGTCCGCATCGCGATTGCCGGCGCGTCGATTGCGGGATCCCCGCCGACGGCGCGTTCCACCGCTTCCCACGCGGCGGCTGGCACGCGCTGCGCAACAGCCCATCGATCGCCGTCCTCCGACGCCTCGTCGATCTCTTCCCACACCGCATCTTCACTCGGTGACGGCTCGACCATTACCGCAGCGGGGGGCAGCACGACGAGCGGCGGCACGGCAGGGATCGGCAGGCGCGGCACATCGGGCACCGCTATCGGATCGAACGCGGCGAGCGGCTGGTCGAGATCGGCCGGCAGCGGCTGCTCAAGTTGGGGCACGCGCTTCGCCGGGGGCGGCGCGGCGATCGGCAACGGCGGGCCCAGGTCCTCGCTCGCGCGGATCGGTCGGCGCGGCGGCGCATCGGGATGTGCATCGGCGCGCCGAACCGATACCGTGCTCGCGGCCGTCGCCGGCGCCTTCACCCGGCGCGCCGGCAAGCGCAGTCGGCCCTTCGCCATCAGGTGAACGAGCAGCGCCGCGCCTAGGAACGGCAGCAGCGCCGCGATCGCCAGCGCCACCCGCCCCGTCACGCCGACCGGCGGCGCGGCGGCGGGAACGACGTACGGCAGCCACAATCGCCACACCAACAGGTCGATCCGCGGCTGCGGCAGCGCAGCGACGACGCCGGCCACGACCACCCCCAGCCCGGCGAGGGCAATCGGGGCCGCCTGTCGCATCAGGTTCGTACCGTTGTTCGCTGCGCCCATGTCCCACCCTTGCGTGCGGCCATGACGAGCCGCTGATAGACGGGTTCGTAGCGCGCAATATTTGACGACCAGTTACGCTCGCGCTCGACGAACGCGCGCGCCCGCTCGCGCCGCGCCGCCCAGCCGCTGCGATCGGCGAGCAGCCCGGCGAGCGCGTGCGCGATCGCTGCCGGATCATCCGCCGCGAACAGCGTCCCCGTTTCGCCG carries:
- a CDS encoding S24 family peptidase translates to MDRAVATVLEQLAAARGVSLSELSRLIGRNVAYLQQFVRRGTPRRLDERDRATLARFFGVAESVLGGAAPEQEVAVPYLSLAASAGRGAVAGPETVLRTVAFTARMLRDEGIDLGAASMIDAVGDSMLPTIRAGDRLLVDRSDRRVAATGIYVVRRDEDLLVKRVRADRSGLTLLSDNPDYPPIACAPDEATVIGRVKLLLRAP